From the Nostoc sp. PCC 7107 genome, the window GGCTGTCATCATTTACGTCATAACCAGCCATCACTAACACAATTTCATCAGCTGGGGGGCGCGGTGTGGGAGGATCAATGATAAACATCCCATACAAACCCTTGGCAATATGGCGAGTGACAGGTTCAATATGACAGTGATACAGATGAACACCATAAGGTTCTGCATCAAATTCATAGATTGTGGCGCTACCATTGCTGACGGGACGAATTCCATCCATCTCTGCGGGATGAACACCATGAAAATGTAGAGAATGAGAATGTCCCGCCTTATTGAGAAATAGTATCCGTACGCGTTCGCCTTGCTTCGCTCGTAGCGTTGGCCCTGGTATGCGACCGTTTAAATCCCAAACGTTGTAGGAAACAGCACTGTTGAGTTGAATGACAGAAGTCCCCGCCGTTAGTTGGAATTCTCGTACAGTCCGGCCATTTTCCTGTTTAACTACACCATAATCAAAATTTCGTAGCATCTGCATAGGTTTAGCAGCTTGGTTTGTTGCGGCTATTTCCAATGGCGGGACTTTGACTATCGACTTACTTTTTGCAGTCAGAGTATGCCAAAGTGTAGCTGTACCTGCAAATCCAGCACCGCATATTCCTAGTTTTATTAGTTGACGACGACTGAAGAGTTGCTCTTTACCCAGAACGAAGTTGTTGGGCATTACCTTAAAATCAAAAATTGGCACAAAAAAAGTTGCAAGATATTTTGCAACTATTATTTTAGATCATACTCTAAATAATAATTATTATCAACAATTTATAAAAATTTTATCACATCTATCCCAGGTAAGAAATATCCCAAGCGATCGCTTGTTCATCAAACTACACAAAAGTATTAAGTCCCGTTGCAATGAATGAAATAAACACAGTTTTCTGGTTTGGAGTCCAATTGGTACACTGACTACAGATGAATTACAACAACTTAATCCCGAAGATGCGTCATAGAATTTTGGATTTTGGATGGAAAATCAGACTCTTTGTGTAGATTCAGTCCTAACCTCTATAAAATTCGACCATAACAGGCTGTAAAATGATTAGCTGGATTCGCTTGATGATTCAGCCAAGCCCACATTTGATCACCGAAACAAAAATGCCACCACTCTCTAGGATTACGTTGAAAGCCAGCTTTTAACATGACATCATTTAACAGCTGACGGTGGGCATGATATTGTTTTGCATCTGGATGGTGATGATTGGCATAATAATCGGGATGCGATCGCTCTGACAATTCATCTATAGGCGAACCCATATTCACTACTTGGCCTGCATCATCGACTAACGTGACATCCACCGCCGCCCCTGTACTATGAGGCGGCGGCGTTTTTTCATCCATACTAGGTACAGCCCAAATTTGGTAAACCGCTTCCCAAATTTCTTGGCGTTGATTTGGTGATAACTCTGCTTCTATCAGCCGCCTCTCTGTTAATGCTGTCGCAAAGCTGTAATCAACCATAAACTGCTGTACAGTCACCGGGCGATAGCCGTCAAAAATTTGTATCCGCCAATGAGGATGTAGTGACTCCAAGTAATTTTGGGCTGTGATTAAATTTTCCACAACACGTTGGCGGAGATAATATGGAGAATATTCCCCATAAATCGCACCCAGTTTTGCATAAGGATGGGGCGACTCTACCGCAAACAGTTGCAGAGGAATCTCTACCAGAGGTTCACCGCATTCAACAATAGAGATATGGTGATAAGGTCTCATACCAATTTTGGATTTTAGATTTTGGGTGACTTTCCAGAATCTTAAATCATAATTTTGTTAGGACATTAATATCCATAAAGATTTCCCTGTACTCCACCTGTAGTTTGTCCGGGAACGGAAGTATTTGATGGTAGTTGAATGCCTCTAAAAGAGCGATTATTTTGATAACTTGCTGGCGCAGCAGGTGTCACAATGTATGCAGAGGGATTTGGTGCAGAGTAGGGTGTAGTGTTAGTTGGCACAGATGAACCAACAGGTTGTGTCGTAGTAATTGATGGTAATTGATTTGTCAACGGCTGGACAGTATTTACACCGTTATAATAATTTGTGGGTTGGCTGGGTACACTGGGCTGGGTGTAACCAGTACTGCTATTGAAACTGGTGTTAGGCAGAAAATTCTGACTATTAGTGGGTAAACCTTGAGGAACCGAGTTAGACTGAGTTTTCCCGAAATTAT encodes:
- a CDS encoding multicopper oxidase domain-containing protein, with protein sequence MPNNFVLGKEQLFSRRQLIKLGICGAGFAGTATLWHTLTAKSKSIVKVPPLEIAATNQAAKPMQMLRNFDYGVVKQENGRTVREFQLTAGTSVIQLNSAVSYNVWDLNGRIPGPTLRAKQGERVRILFLNKAGHSHSLHFHGVHPAEMDGIRPVSNGSATIYEFDAEPYGVHLYHCHIEPVTRHIAKGLYGMFIIDPPTPRPPADEIVLVMAGYDVNDDSHNEYYAFNGLPHYFMDNPIPIYQNQLVRLYVLNIIEYDTAATFHLHANFFDVYRSGMTMTPTEKTDVITMGIAERHILEFAFRYPGKYMFHPHQDAIAENGCMGQFEVITDKSSQT
- a CDS encoding M15 family metallopeptidase; protein product: MRPYHHISIVECGEPLVEIPLQLFAVESPHPYAKLGAIYGEYSPYYLRQRVVENLITAQNYLESLHPHWRIQIFDGYRPVTVQQFMVDYSFATALTERRLIEAELSPNQRQEIWEAVYQIWAVPSMDEKTPPPHSTGAAVDVTLVDDAGQVVNMGSPIDELSERSHPDYYANHHHPDAKQYHAHRQLLNDVMLKAGFQRNPREWWHFCFGDQMWAWLNHQANPANHFTACYGRIL